Below is a genomic region from Actinomadura sp. NAK00032.
TCGAAGTAGAGGGAGACGCCGTTGAATCCGGCGGCCTTGATCTTCTCCAGGACGTCCCGCCAGAGGGCCGGGCTCGGGAGCCGGAAGTAGTGGAATTCGCCCGCCCACAGCAGGACGCGTTGACCGTCCACCGTGAGCGAGTAGCGGTCGTATCCGACATTGTGCGTTTCGGCTTGGGCGGGGTGGCTGGGAGCCGGGGCCATGAGGAGCGCGGCGGCGGTGAGGACGGCGGTGATGATGGCGGTGGGTTTGCTGTTGGCACGCATGGATGGCGTCCTTTGCAGCGGACCGGCCCGCCCCGGGCGACGCCGGGGCGGGCCGAGGATTCATCGGGTGAGGGAGAAGGTGCTCAGGCGGGCCTCGCCGTTGAAGACCAGATACACGTCGTGGTCACCGCGGACGTTCCGCAGTTCGGCGCTGATCTCCTTGTAGGTGTACTTGCCGCCCGTGGAAGGCACGTTCAGCGTTCCGGCGACCGGCCCGTCAGGACCGTCCAAGCGGACCTGAATCGTGGTCGCCGACGCGCCCGCCACACGCGCGGTAATCGTGCCCGTGGAGCGGCCCAGGTCGGCGTCCGCGAACTTCAGCCAGGAGTTCGCCGCGCCCGCGACCGCGTCACCCTTCACCTTCGTTTCGTCGACCAGCTCGATGCCGTTCTGGTCGTCGAAGTCGGCGGCGCGGGTCACCTTGGAGAGGTCCCGGTCGGGAATGCGCTCGCCGCGCACGTTGAGCATCGTGTGCTGCCGGATGTCGGCGGACGAGGAGCCGATCAGCAGGTCCTGCTTCGACCTCTCGACCGTCCACTTGTTGCGGGTGACGTCCCAGATCGCGAGGTCCGAGGCGTCCAGCCGGAGTTTCGCCGTCACCGTCTTTCCGGGAGCGACGTGGACCTTGTCGAAGGCGCGCAGCTTCTGCAGGGGCTGCTTGACCCGAGACGTCCGCTGGTGCGTGTAGAGCTGGACGACTTCGTCCCCGGCCTTCTTACCCGTGTTGGTGACGGGCACGGTGACGGTGACCGTTCCGTCGCTTCCCAAGGAATGGCTGCTGAGCCGCGGCTTGCCGTACCGGAACGTGGTGTAGGAGAGCCCATACCCGAACGGGTAGAGCGGCTTCCCCTTGAAGTACTGGTACGTCCGGTCCGACTTGATGATGTCGTAGTCGAGAATGTCCGGCAGTTGCGCCTCAGACCGGTACCAGGTCTGCGGAAGCTTCCCGGACGGGCTCTCGTCGCCGAACAGGATGGACGCCAGGGCATTGCCCGTTTCGGCGCCCGCGTGGCTCGTCCACAGGATCGCCGGGACGTTCTCCTGCTCCCAGGTGAGGGTCGTCGGGTAGCTGTTCTCCACCACGACGACCGTGTTCGGGTTGGCCTTGCGGACGGCCTTGATGAGTTCCGACTGCCCTTCCGCGAGAGTCATCGTCGTCCGGTCGTGGTCCTCGCGGCCGTTGATGAACGGCATGCTGCCGACCACGACGACGGCGGTGTCGGCGGCGGTCGCCGCCTTGACGGCCGCGTCGACGCCGCTGCTGACGACGTCCTTGGCGAACCGTCCGGCGTCGTCCTTGGTGGTGAGGACGAGGGTGCCGTCGTCCTGCGCCTTCACGTACGTCTTGGCCGGGTCGGCCCAGTCGTAGGCCTTCTCGTAGCCGGCGTAGCGGAGCAGGTGGTCGCCGTCGTCCTGCTTCTCCAGCTTGAACATCTGCTGGACGAACCAGCCGTTCGGCTGGGCCTGGTCGTTGGCGAACGTGTCACCCCAGTTGTAGCGGCCGACCGTCTTGCCGTTGGCGGCGCTGCGCAGCGTCACCACGCCCTGGCCCCAGTCGAACACGTCGAACTGCGCCGCCGGGTCGGACGCCGACGCCGGGCCGGTCTTCAGGACGGCGCCGGAGCCCGTCCCGCCCGCGACGTACTTGCCGGTCTTCACGTCCTTCAGCGCGATCCGGTCGACGCCCTCGCTGGAGGTGACGGCCGACGCGCGCTTCTTGATGCCGTCCAGCGGCGTGACCTCGTACGGCAGGGAACCGGAGTACCAGTCGGTGTAGAGCGTGTCGGAGAGCGGGCCGACGACCGCGACCTTCCCGGACGACAGCGGCAGCGCCTTGCGCTGGTTCTTCAGCAGCACCATCTGCTCGGCCGCGGCCTTGCGGGCGAGCGCGCGGTGCGCGGGGCTGTCCACCGCCTCTTTGGTGATCTTGCCGTAGGGGCCGCCGCCCGGGTCGAACTCGCCGAGCCGCACCCGGACGCTGAGGATGTGGCCCACCGCGCGGTCGACGTCGGCCTCGGCGAGCAGCCCGCGCGCCAGTGCGTCCTTGATCGCGTTGACGGTGATGGAGGAGTTGGTGTCGTCGGTGGTGAAGCTGTCCACGCCCGCCTTGACGACCGCCGCGTCCGCCGTGGCGAGGTCGGGGAAGTACTTCTGGGAGTTGACGAGGTTGTTCGGCCCGCCGGCGTCGGTGACGTTGAACAGCGTCCGGTCGCTCCAGGACCGGACGAGGCCGCCGGCGTCCGGGGTGACCGTCGCGGGACGGCCGTTGACCAGGTTGTACGACGTCATGATGCCGGTCGCGGCGTCCTGGCTGAGCGGGATCTTGAACGGGACCTCGTCGTACTCCTTCAGCACGCGGGGCCGCAGGCTGGACGACGTCTGGTCGCGGCGGATCTCGTTGTTGTTGGCCATGTAGTGCTTGAGCACGGGCGCGGCCTTGAGGTGGTCCGGGTCGTCGCCCTGCATGCCGTGCCCGTAGGCGGTGGCGAGCAGGCCGGTGAGCAGCGGGTCCTCGGAGTAGCCCTCCTCGTTGCGGCCCCAGCGCGGGTCGCGGAGCAGGTTGACGACCGGCGCCCACAGTTGCAGGCCCCACACGTCGGGGTTCTCGCTGTTGTAGCCGCGGGCCTCGTCGCCGACGGCCGAGCCGATCTTCTTCAGCAGCGCGGGGTCCCAGGTGGCGCCGAGCCCGACCGACTGCGGGAACACCGTGCCCTTGGCGGTCACGACGGCCCCGTTGTTGTGGACGTCGGTCGACCAGGCGACGCCGTGCAGCGCCTCGGTGCCGGTCTTGAACCGGCCGATGCCGAGCCGCGGGATCGCGGGCTGGTACTGGTGCAGCAGGGAGACCTTCTCGTCGAGGGTGAGCCGGCCGAGCAGGTCGTCCACCCGGGCGTCCACCGACAGGCCCGAGTCGCGGAACGGGTAGGCCGCCTCGCGGGCGGCGGCGGGCGCCGTCCACGCGACGGGGGCCGCCAGCACGGCGGCGAGGACGAGGGTCAGCGACCGGCTGCGCCGGCCTGCGGAGCGGGGGTTTCGATGGGGTCTGTTCACCGATTCTCCTTCTGGACGTCCCCCGAGCGGTGTGTCGAAGCGCTTCGATAACGGGCCGCGGGCGGGCCCTTCTCCTCCTTCTCGTCGGTCAGCGAGCGGCGGGCGCGCTGCTGGCGCGCCGGGTCAGGGTGGGCGGGAGCAGGGTCGCGGCCGGGACGGGCGCGCCGTCGAGCTTGGCCATCAGCAGCTCGACGGCGCGCCCGCCGACCTCCTCGGCGGGGATCGCCACCGACGACAGCGGCGGCTCGGCGTGCTCGGCCATCTCGTCCGGCGCCATCGCGACGACGGACACGTCCTCGGGGACGCGCCTGCCCGCCGCGCGCAGCGCCCGCACCACCGGGCCGACGACCGGCTCGTTGTGGACGAGGACGCCGGTCAGCCCGGGACGCTCGGCGAGCAGCCGCGCGACCAGTTCGCGGGCGGCGTCCGCGGTCGCCTCGCACGGGTGGACCTCGCCGGTCAGGCCGTGCTCGCGGACGGCGGCGGCGAACCCGTCCGCGACCCGCTGCGCGTAGCCGGTCTGGCGCTCGTACACCTCGGGCGGCGACCCGATCAGCGCGATCTCCCGGTGGCCGAGCCCGGCCAGGTGCTCGACGCAGACCGCGCCGGCGGCGTGGAAGTCGAGGTCGATGCAGGTCAGGTCCTCGGCGTCGGCGGGGAAGCCGATGAGCACGCTCGGCCGGTCCAGGGAGCGCAGCAGCGGCAGCCGCGGGTCCTTCATCTGCACGTCCATCACGATCAGCGCGTCGACGAGCGCGCTGTCGGCGACGCGGCGCAGGCCGTCCTCGCCCTCCTCCTGGGTGAGCAGCAGGACGTCGTGGTCGTGCCGCCGCGCCGCGGTCACCACCGACACGGCGAACCGCATGACGACGGGCACCGCGATGCCGGAGCGCAGCGGGATCATCAGCGCGAGCACGTTGGAGCGGCTGCTGGCGAGCGCGCGGGCGCCCGCGTGCGGCCGGTAGCCGAGCTCGCGGATGCTCTCCCGGACGCGCCGCCGGGTCTCCTCGGAGATCGAGCGCTTCCCGCTCAGCACGTAGGAGACCGTGCTCGGCGACACGCCCGCGTGCCGCGCCACATCAGTGATCTTGACCACGGACCGTCCCGTCGTCCTCGGAGGGGTGCAGAGTGCGAATGATGCTAGCCGTGTGAGGCACGGCCGGAGCGCGAGCGCGCGGCGGCCGGTCGAGCACGATCACCGCGAGGGCGGCGGCCGCCACCGCCGCGCCCGCGAGCGGCGTCCCGCGCACCCCGGTCAGCGGCAGCAGCGCGCCGCCGAGCAGGGCGCCGCCGGCGATCCCGACGTTGAACGCGGCGGACGTCCACGCCGAGGCGATGTCGGTGTCGCCCGGCGCCGACTCCATCACGCGGGCCTGGAAGGCCGTCGCCGCGCCGGGGATCCCGATGCCCAGCAGGACCAGCATGGCCACCGCGGGGACCGCCGCCGTGCCGAACGCGAACAGGCCGAGCATGGCGATGGCCAGCACCGCCGCGGAGCCGGCGGCCAGCGCGCGCGGCCCGCGGTCCACCACGATCCCGGCGATGACCACTCCCGCGATGTCGGCGACGCCGTTCACCAGCAGCAGCGGGCTGATGGCGGCGCCGGAGAAGCCGCTCACCCGCGTCAGGAACTCGGTGATGTAGGTGAAGGCGGTGAAGAACCCGCCGATCAGCAACATGATCGTGACGACCAGCAGCCGGAAGCGGCGGGCGTCCGGCGCGGACGCCGGGACCGGGTCGCGGCCGGTCGTCTTCCCGCCCGGCAGCAGGACCGCGATCGCGACCAGGGACACCAGGCACAGCACGCCGAGGGCGGCGAACGACGCCCGCCACCCGACGGCCCGGCCGAGCCACGTCCCGGCGGGGACGCCGAGGACGATGGCCATCGACCCGCCCGCGAACACGTAGGCGCCCGCGCGGCCCCGCGCCTCCGGCGGCATCAGCCCGGCGGCGGCGACCACGGCGACCGGCCAGAACACCGCCTGCCCGAGCGCGGTCACCAGCCGGGTGCCGAACAGCGTGCCGTAGCCGGGCGCGGCCGCCGCCGCGAAGCTCATCACGATGAACAGGGCCATCACGCCGGTCAGCAGCGGGCGGCGCCCCATCCGGACCGTCATCCTGACGAGCGGGACGGAGACGACCGCGACCACGATGCCGTAGCCGGTGACGAGCAGGCCGACGGCGGAGGCGGAGACGTCCAGGTCGCCGGCGATGAGCGGGAGCAGCCCGATCGGGAGGTTCTCGGTCGTGCCGAAGCAGAACGCGGCGAGGGCCAGCGCCGCGACGGCCGCCCCCGCCCGTCCCGCCATCGGGCGCTCCCTCTCCCCCACCGGGTGCTCCCGCTCCATCGTCAGGCGCTCCCGCGGTGCGTCGCGATCGTGTCCCGGTACCAGTGCGCGCTGTCCTTCCAGGTGCGCCGCCCGGTCGGGTAGTCGACGCGGACGAGGCCGAACCGCTTGGAGTAGCCGTACGCCCATTCGAAGTTGTCGAGCAGCGACCAGGCGAAGTAGCCGCGCACGTCGGCGCCGGCCGCGCAGGCGCGCTCCACGGCGGCGATGTGGTCGCGCAGGTAGGCGATGCGCCGCTCGTCGCGGACGCGGCCGTCCTCCACCGTGTCGTCGAAGGCGGCGCCGTTCTCGGTGACCATCAGCGGGGTGTCGGGGTACTCGCGTTGGAGCCGCAGCAGCAGCTCCTCCATGCCGCTCGCGTCGATGGGCCAGCCCATCGCCGTGTAGGGGCCGGGCTGCTCGGCGAACTCGACGCGGTCGCAGCCGGGGAACGGCGACGCCGCGCCCTGCCGGTGGCCGTCCGCGTGTGCGCGCGGGGACGTCCCGTCCCACACCCGGACGAGCGTGGGCGAGTAGTAGTTCACGCCCAGGACGTCCAGGGGCGCGGCGATGATGGCCTCGTCCCCGTCGTGGACGAAGCTCCAGTCGGTCAGGGAGGACGTGTCGTCCAGCAGGTCGGCGGGGTAGCCCCTGCCCAGCATCGGGTCCAGGAACACGCGGTTGGAGACCGCGTCCACCTGCCGGACGGCCTCGGCGTCGCCGCGCAGGTGGTGCAGGTTGAGCGTCACCGAGTGCCGCGCGGACGGCGGGGTCACGCCGCGCAGCGCCCGCACCGCGAGGCCGTGCGCGAGGTTGAGGTGGTGGGCGGCGGCGAGCGCGTCCGCCGGGTCGGTGCGGCCGGGGGCGTGCACGCCGGACGCGTAGCCGAGGAACGCCGAGCACCACGGCTCGTTCAGCGTCGTCCAGGTGTGGACGCGGTCGCCGAGGACGCGGCCGATCCGCTCGGCGTAGTCGCCGAACCGGCGGGCCGTGTCGCGCGCCGGCCAGCCTCCCGCGTCCTCCAGCTCCTGCGGCAGGTCCCAGTGGTAGAGCGTCGCGACGGGAGCGATGTCGTGCCGGAGCAGCTCGTCGACCAGGCGGGAGTAGAAGTCGAGGCCCTTCTGGTTGGGCGTGCCGTCCGGCAGGACGCGCGACCAGGAGATCGAGAACCGGTAGGCGCCGATGCCGAGGGCGGCCATCGTCGCGATGTCCTCCTCCCACCGGTGGTAGTGGTCGGTGGCCACGTCACCGGTGTCGCCGTCGAGCACCTTGCCCGGCGTGTGGCTGAAGGTGTCCCAGATGGACGGCGCCCGGCCGTCCTCCTGAGCCGCCCCCTCGATCTGGTAGGCGGCGGTGGCCGCGCCCCACAGGAACCCTTGCGGGAACCCCATCAGCTCTCCTCTGCCAGAGTGATGACCAGCTCGTCACCGGTCGCCTTGATGAGAACACCGTGTGGATGGTGCGAAGACTCGCCGCCCTCTACGGCCGCTACGCGCGCGTTGACGAGAAGGACGTTCCAGGCTCCCTCGCCGGTCACGCGCACGTTTTCACCGTTTTTCACGGTCGTGAAGGCGGCGTCGCCCACCTGGGTGACCGTGGTGCCGTCGGACGGCTCGTAGACGCGCAGCGTGACGCCGTCCGCGTGGTCGTAGTCGGGACGGTCGTGGACCGCGCCCTCCGGGATGACCGCACCCGGCCGGACGAGCAGCGGCACGCTGTCGAAGCCGTGGTGTTCGCGGACCCACCGGCCGCCTTCGACCCGTTCACCCGTCAGGTAGTGCGTCCACACACCCCCCGGCACGTAGTAGGAGACGTCACCGTCGGACGAGAACACCGGCGCCACGAGCAGGTCGTCGCCGAGCATGTACTGGCGCTCCAGGTGCGTGCAGGCGGGATCGTCCGGGAACTCCAGGACCATCGCCCGCATCATCGGCAGGCCCTCCCCGGACGCCTGCCGCGCCGCGCCGGCCAGGTACGGCATCAGCCGCATCTTCAACCGGGTGAACTCGCGCAGGACGTCCACCGACTCCTCGTCGAACAGCCACGGCACCCGGTAGGAGTGGCTGCCGTGCAGGCGGCTGTGCGAGGACAGCATCCCGAACGCGATCCACCGCTTGAACAGCGCCGGATCGGGCGTGCCCTCGAAGCCGCCGATGTCGTGGCTCCAATAGCCGAATCCCGACGCGCCCAGGGAAAGACCGCCGCGCAGGCTCTCCCCCATCGCCTCGAACGTCGATTCGCAGTCGCCGCCCCAGTGCACCGGGAACTGCTGCCCGCCGACCGTCGCGGACCGGGCGAACACCACCGCCTCGCCCTCGCCCCGCTTCTTGCGGAGCAGATCGAAGACCGTCTGGTTGTACAGATAGGTGTAGTAGTTGTGCGCCCGCTCCGGGTCCGAGCCGTCGTGGTAGACGACATCGGTCGGGATGCGCTCCCCGAAGTCGGTCTTGAAGCAGTCGACGCCCATGTCCATGAGCGCTTCGAGCTTGCCCGCGTACCATTCCCGCGCCTCGGGATTGGTGAAGTCGACCACCGCCAGGCCGGGCTGCCACTTGTCCCACTGCCACACGTCCCCGTCCGGGCGCGTGAGCAGGTAGCCCCGCGACCGGCCCTCCTCGAACAGCGGCGAGCGCTGGCCGATGTAGGGGTTGATCCACACGCAGATCCGCAGGCCCCGGTCCCGCAGCCGCCGCAGCATGCCCGGCGGGTCGGGGAAGACGCGCGGGTCCCATTCGAAGTCGCACCACTGGAACTCGCGCATCCAGAAGCAGTCGAAATGGAACACGCTGAGCGGCAGGTCGCGCTCCGCCATCCCGTCGATGAACGACGAGACGGTCTCCTCGTCATAGGACGTGGTGAACGACGTCGACAGCCACAGCCCGAACGACCATTCCGGAAGCCGCGCGGGCCGCCCGGTCAGCGCGGTGTACTTGCGCAGGATCTCCTTAGGCGACGGCCCGTAGATGACGAAGTACCGCATCGACTGGCCCTCGACGCTGAACTGCGTCCGCGCGACCGCCTCCGACGCCACCTCGAAAGAGACGCGCCCCGGATGGTCGACGAACACGCCGTATCCGGCGTTCGTCAGGTAGAACGGCACGTTCTTGTACGCCTGCTCGCTGGCCGTCCCGCCGTCGGCGTTCCACACGTCCACCGACTGGCCGTTCTTCACCAGCGGCCCGAACCGCTCCCCGAGCCCGTAGACGAAATGGTCGACGCCGAGGTCGAGCTGCTCCCGGACGTAATGCCGCCCGTCATCGGTGTCGATGACGGCCTGCGCCTTGGGAGAGCTGCCGGTCAGCCGCCGCCCGCCCGCCAGGAAGTCGACGCTCCACCCCTCACCGCGCCCCACCCGTACCGACAGCGCCCCGGACGTCAGCGTCGCCGCCTCCGCGTCGACCGCGACCTCACCGCCCGGAGCGGTGGCCAGCTCGAACTCCGGCCCGCGCCGCCGCTCCCCCGCGAAATGGGTGAGCGTGACCCCGATGACGTCCGGCATCGGCGCCTCGCAGGTCACCGTCACCACCGGGCCCTTGAGCAGGTCCCCCCGGTGCCGGATCCGCTCGACGGGCGCGTACACCGTGAAGGAGCCCGCCCCCGCGTCGACGTCGAGGACCTCCACCGGATGAAACGCCCGCACATCCTCGCGCATCATCCAGTAGCCGTCACTGAACTTCATTACTTAATGGCCCCTGCCGTAAGTCCGCGCGAGAGAGTGCGCTGGAAGATGAGGAAGAAGACGACGGTCGGGAGGAGGCCGAGCAGCGACGCGGCGCTGGACATGGTGGCGTCCATGAGGCGCTGCCCCTGCAGCACGCCGAGCGCGACCGAGACCGTCTGGTTCTCGTTGGAGATCAGGAAGGTCATGGGGATCAGGAACTCGTTCCAGG
It encodes:
- a CDS encoding glycoside hydrolase family 3 protein; translated protein: MNRPHRNPRSAGRRSRSLTLVLAAVLAAPVAWTAPAAAREAAYPFRDSGLSVDARVDDLLGRLTLDEKVSLLHQYQPAIPRLGIGRFKTGTEALHGVAWSTDVHNNGAVVTAKGTVFPQSVGLGATWDPALLKKIGSAVGDEARGYNSENPDVWGLQLWAPVVNLLRDPRWGRNEEGYSEDPLLTGLLATAYGHGMQGDDPDHLKAAPVLKHYMANNNEIRRDQTSSSLRPRVLKEYDEVPFKIPLSQDAATGIMTSYNLVNGRPATVTPDAGGLVRSWSDRTLFNVTDAGGPNNLVNSQKYFPDLATADAAVVKAGVDSFTTDDTNSSITVNAIKDALARGLLAEADVDRAVGHILSVRVRLGEFDPGGGPYGKITKEAVDSPAHRALARKAAAEQMVLLKNQRKALPLSSGKVAVVGPLSDTLYTDWYSGSLPYEVTPLDGIKKRASAVTSSEGVDRIALKDVKTGKYVAGGTGSGAVLKTGPASASDPAAQFDVFDWGQGVVTLRSAANGKTVGRYNWGDTFANDQAQPNGWFVQQMFKLEKQDDGDHLLRYAGYEKAYDWADPAKTYVKAQDDGTLVLTTKDDAGRFAKDVVSSGVDAAVKAATAADTAVVVVGSMPFINGREDHDRTTMTLAEGQSELIKAVRKANPNTVVVVENSYPTTLTWEQENVPAILWTSHAGAETGNALASILFGDESPSGKLPQTWYRSEAQLPDILDYDIIKSDRTYQYFKGKPLYPFGYGLSYTTFRYGKPRLSSHSLGSDGTVTVTVPVTNTGKKAGDEVVQLYTHQRTSRVKQPLQKLRAFDKVHVAPGKTVTAKLRLDASDLAIWDVTRNKWTVERSKQDLLIGSSSADIRQHTMLNVRGERIPDRDLSKVTRAADFDDQNGIELVDETKVKGDAVAGAANSWLKFADADLGRSTGTITARVAGASATTIQVRLDGPDGPVAGTLNVPSTGGKYTYKEISAELRNVRGDHDVYLVFNGEARLSTFSLTR
- a CDS encoding LacI family DNA-binding transcriptional regulator → MVKITDVARHAGVSPSTVSYVLSGKRSISEETRRRVRESIRELGYRPHAGARALASSRSNVLALMIPLRSGIAVPVVMRFAVSVVTAARRHDHDVLLLTQEEGEDGLRRVADSALVDALIVMDVQMKDPRLPLLRSLDRPSVLIGFPADAEDLTCIDLDFHAAGAVCVEHLAGLGHREIALIGSPPEVYERQTGYAQRVADGFAAAVREHGLTGEVHPCEATADAARELVARLLAERPGLTGVLVHNEPVVGPVVRALRAAGRRVPEDVSVVAMAPDEMAEHAEPPLSSVAIPAEEVGGRAVELLMAKLDGAPVPAATLLPPTLTRRASSAPAAR
- a CDS encoding MFS transporter, producing the protein MAGRAGAAVAALALAAFCFGTTENLPIGLLPLIAGDLDVSASAVGLLVTGYGIVVAVVSVPLVRMTVRMGRRPLLTGVMALFIVMSFAAAAAPGYGTLFGTRLVTALGQAVFWPVAVVAAAGLMPPEARGRAGAYVFAGGSMAIVLGVPAGTWLGRAVGWRASFAALGVLCLVSLVAIAVLLPGGKTTGRDPVPASAPDARRFRLLVVTIMLLIGGFFTAFTYITEFLTRVSGFSGAAISPLLLVNGVADIAGVVIAGIVVDRGPRALAAGSAAVLAIAMLGLFAFGTAAVPAVAMLVLLGIGIPGAATAFQARVMESAPGDTDIASAWTSAAFNVGIAGGALLGGALLPLTGVRGTPLAGAAVAAAALAVIVLDRPPRARAPAVPHTASIIRTLHPSEDDGTVRGQDH
- a CDS encoding GH1 family beta-glucosidase — protein: MGFPQGFLWGAATAAYQIEGAAQEDGRAPSIWDTFSHTPGKVLDGDTGDVATDHYHRWEEDIATMAALGIGAYRFSISWSRVLPDGTPNQKGLDFYSRLVDELLRHDIAPVATLYHWDLPQELEDAGGWPARDTARRFGDYAERIGRVLGDRVHTWTTLNEPWCSAFLGYASGVHAPGRTDPADALAAAHHLNLAHGLAVRALRGVTPPSARHSVTLNLHHLRGDAEAVRQVDAVSNRVFLDPMLGRGYPADLLDDTSSLTDWSFVHDGDEAIIAAPLDVLGVNYYSPTLVRVWDGTSPRAHADGHRQGAASPFPGCDRVEFAEQPGPYTAMGWPIDASGMEELLLRLQREYPDTPLMVTENGAAFDDTVEDGRVRDERRIAYLRDHIAAVERACAAGADVRGYFAWSLLDNFEWAYGYSKRFGLVRVDYPTGRRTWKDSAHWYRDTIATHRGSA
- the yicI gene encoding alpha-xylosidase, which codes for MKFSDGYWMMREDVRAFHPVEVLDVDAGAGSFTVYAPVERIRHRGDLLKGPVVTVTCEAPMPDVIGVTLTHFAGERRRGPEFELATAPGGEVAVDAEAATLTSGALSVRVGRGEGWSVDFLAGGRRLTGSSPKAQAVIDTDDGRHYVREQLDLGVDHFVYGLGERFGPLVKNGQSVDVWNADGGTASEQAYKNVPFYLTNAGYGVFVDHPGRVSFEVASEAVARTQFSVEGQSMRYFVIYGPSPKEILRKYTALTGRPARLPEWSFGLWLSTSFTTSYDEETVSSFIDGMAERDLPLSVFHFDCFWMREFQWCDFEWDPRVFPDPPGMLRRLRDRGLRICVWINPYIGQRSPLFEEGRSRGYLLTRPDGDVWQWDKWQPGLAVVDFTNPEAREWYAGKLEALMDMGVDCFKTDFGERIPTDVVYHDGSDPERAHNYYTYLYNQTVFDLLRKKRGEGEAVVFARSATVGGQQFPVHWGGDCESTFEAMGESLRGGLSLGASGFGYWSHDIGGFEGTPDPALFKRWIAFGMLSSHSRLHGSHSYRVPWLFDEESVDVLREFTRLKMRLMPYLAGAARQASGEGLPMMRAMVLEFPDDPACTHLERQYMLGDDLLVAPVFSSDGDVSYYVPGGVWTHYLTGERVEGGRWVREHHGFDSVPLLVRPGAVIPEGAVHDRPDYDHADGVTLRVYEPSDGTTVTQVGDAAFTTVKNGENVRVTGEGAWNVLLVNARVAAVEGGESSHHPHGVLIKATGDELVITLAEES